The proteins below are encoded in one region of Pan paniscus chromosome 4, NHGRI_mPanPan1-v2.0_pri, whole genome shotgun sequence:
- the KGD4 gene encoding alpha-ketoglutarate dehydrogenase component 4 codes for MMGSKMASASRVVQVVKPHTPLIRFPDRRDNPKPNVSEALRSAGLPSHSSVISQHSKGSKSPDLLMYQGPPDTAEIIKTLPQKYRRKLVSQEEMEFIQRGGPE; via the exons ATGATGGGCAGCAAGATGGCGTCTGCTAGTAGGGTCGTTCAG GTAGTCAAACCACACACTCCATTAATAAGGTTTCCTGACAGAAGAGACAATCCTAAACCCAATG tatcAGAAGCTTTGAGATCAGCAGGGCTACCATCTCACTCTTCTGTAATTTCACAACATTCTAAAGGAAGTAAATCACCAGATTTGCTGATGTATCAGGGTCCACCAGACActgcagaaataataaaaacattacctCAGAAATACAGAAGGAAACTTGTGTctcaagaagaaatggaatttATCCAA cgTGGAGGTCCTGAATAA